One genomic segment of Occultella kanbiaonis includes these proteins:
- the ahcY gene encoding adenosylhomocysteinase: MTFSEKPAQYKVRDLSLAEAGRHQIRLAEHEMPGLMALRAEYAESQPLRGARVAGSLHMTVQTAVLIETLTALGAEVRWASCNIFSTQDEAAAAVVVGPNGTVEEPAGVPVFAWKGESLEEYWECTEQILVWPGEGPNLILDDGGDATMLVHDGKRFEAAGVVPDNLEPGDHGYSEEGVVFRNLLRRSLAEDPQRWTRIAEGIKGVSEETTTGVHRLYQLAAAGELLFPAINVNDSVTKSKFDNRYGIRHSLPDGINRATDILIGGKVAVVVGYGDVGKGAAESLRGQGARVIVTEIDPICALQAAMDGYQVARLEDTLSVADFFITTTGNVSVITADHLAGMKDKAVVGNIGHFDNEIDIAGMASIPGVVRTEIKPQVHEWTFPATDDRPEHSIIVLSEGRLLNLGNATGHPSFVMSNSFTNQVMAQVELWEADSEYELGVHRLPKILDEKVARLHLEALGVDLTELTKEQAEYIDVDVAGPYKPEHYRY; encoded by the coding sequence ATGACCTTCTCCGAGAAGCCCGCTCAGTACAAAGTCCGCGACCTCAGCCTCGCGGAGGCAGGGCGGCACCAGATCCGACTCGCCGAGCACGAGATGCCCGGCCTGATGGCGCTTCGCGCCGAGTACGCCGAGTCCCAGCCGCTGCGCGGCGCGCGGGTCGCAGGCTCGCTGCACATGACCGTCCAGACCGCGGTCCTGATCGAGACGCTGACGGCGCTCGGCGCCGAGGTCCGCTGGGCCAGCTGCAACATCTTCTCCACCCAGGACGAGGCCGCCGCCGCTGTGGTCGTCGGCCCGAACGGGACGGTCGAGGAGCCGGCCGGGGTGCCGGTGTTCGCGTGGAAGGGCGAGTCGCTCGAGGAGTACTGGGAGTGCACCGAGCAGATCCTGGTGTGGCCGGGCGAGGGCCCGAACCTGATCCTCGACGACGGCGGCGACGCCACCATGCTCGTGCATGACGGCAAGCGGTTCGAGGCCGCCGGGGTCGTCCCGGACAACCTCGAGCCCGGTGACCACGGGTACTCCGAGGAGGGTGTGGTCTTCCGTAACCTGCTGCGCCGTTCGCTGGCCGAGGACCCGCAGCGCTGGACCCGGATCGCCGAGGGCATCAAGGGCGTCAGCGAAGAGACCACCACCGGCGTGCACCGCCTCTACCAGCTGGCCGCCGCCGGTGAGCTGCTGTTCCCCGCGATCAACGTGAACGACTCGGTCACGAAGTCCAAGTTCGACAACCGGTACGGCATCCGCCACTCCCTTCCGGACGGCATCAACCGGGCGACCGACATCCTGATCGGTGGCAAGGTCGCCGTGGTGGTCGGCTACGGCGACGTCGGCAAGGGCGCGGCCGAGTCCCTGCGTGGCCAGGGCGCGCGTGTCATCGTCACCGAGATCGACCCGATCTGCGCGCTCCAGGCAGCCATGGACGGCTACCAGGTCGCCCGCCTCGAGGACACTCTGTCCGTTGCGGACTTCTTCATCACCACCACCGGCAACGTGAGCGTCATCACCGCCGACCACCTCGCCGGCATGAAGGACAAGGCCGTGGTCGGCAACATCGGCCACTTCGACAACGAGATCGACATCGCCGGGATGGCCAGCATCCCGGGTGTCGTGCGGACCGAGATCAAGCCGCAGGTGCACGAGTGGACGTTCCCGGCCACCGACGATCGGCCCGAGCACTCGATCATCGTGCTCTCCGAGGGACGGCTGCTGAACCTCGGCAACGCGACCGGCCACCCGTCGTTCGTGATGAGCAACTCGTTCACCAACCAGGTCATGGCCCAGGTCGAGCTGTGGGAGGCCGACTCCGAGTACGAGCTCGGCGTGCACCGCCTGCCCAAGATCCTCGACGAGAAGGTGGCCCGTCTGCACCTGGAGGCGCTCGGGGTGGACCTGACCGAGCTGACCAAGGAGCAGGCCGAGTACATCGACGTGGACGTCGCCGGGCCGTACAAGCCCGAGCACTACCGCTACTGA
- the nhaA gene encoding Na+/H+ antiporter NhaA → MSDKQPAEPLFSGLTEGGLRNYLDTLRGEAIGGVLLIVGAVVALIWANSPWSESYVAIRDFRFGIEAWHLDLTVGQWAADGLLAIFFFVVGVELKREIVTGELRRLSTAIVPVAAAVGGMAAPALIYLAINLSADGGSPHGWAIPTATDIAFAVAVLSIVGRRLPTALRAFLLTLAVVDDLLAIVIIAVAYTDGLTLAWLAAAAACVLVFALLLRRGITSWYLLIPLGVATWVFMHSSGIHATIAGVALGMVVPALPLKGKASTRRPANLREGASMAEVFEYRWRPFSAGFAVPVFALFTAGVAVDPTSLGEALRDPVAQGVALGLVIGKPIGITVATWLISRLRHVNLAPGLGWADVIGVGVLAGIGFTVSLLVAELAFGVGAPEDEHAKIAVLSASLVAAVLGAILLLWRGRVHEARGEPSAT, encoded by the coding sequence GTGAGTGACAAGCAACCAGCCGAGCCGCTGTTCAGTGGGCTGACCGAGGGCGGGCTGCGCAACTACCTCGACACCCTCCGCGGAGAGGCGATCGGCGGCGTCCTGCTGATCGTCGGTGCCGTGGTCGCGCTGATCTGGGCGAACTCGCCGTGGAGCGAGAGCTACGTGGCGATCCGTGACTTCCGGTTCGGCATCGAGGCCTGGCACCTGGACCTGACCGTGGGCCAGTGGGCCGCGGACGGGCTGCTCGCCATCTTCTTCTTCGTCGTCGGCGTCGAACTCAAACGTGAGATCGTCACCGGCGAGCTCCGGCGGCTGTCCACCGCGATCGTGCCGGTCGCGGCCGCCGTCGGCGGCATGGCCGCGCCCGCCCTCATCTACCTGGCAATCAACCTGAGCGCGGACGGCGGCTCACCCCACGGGTGGGCGATCCCCACCGCGACCGACATCGCGTTCGCCGTCGCGGTCCTCTCGATCGTCGGTCGCAGACTCCCGACGGCGTTGCGCGCCTTCCTGCTCACGCTCGCCGTGGTCGATGACCTTCTCGCGATCGTGATCATCGCCGTCGCCTACACCGATGGGCTCACCCTGGCCTGGCTTGCAGCCGCGGCCGCCTGCGTGCTGGTCTTCGCCCTGCTGCTGCGGCGTGGGATCACGTCGTGGTACCTGCTCATCCCGCTGGGCGTGGCGACCTGGGTCTTCATGCACTCCTCCGGGATCCACGCCACGATCGCCGGCGTGGCGCTCGGCATGGTGGTGCCGGCGCTGCCGCTGAAGGGCAAGGCCTCGACACGCCGACCGGCGAACCTGCGCGAGGGTGCGTCGATGGCCGAGGTCTTCGAGTATCGCTGGCGTCCGTTCTCGGCCGGGTTCGCCGTGCCGGTCTTCGCGCTCTTCACCGCCGGGGTGGCCGTCGACCCGACGTCGTTGGGCGAGGCCCTGCGGGACCCGGTGGCGCAGGGTGTCGCGCTCGGTCTCGTGATCGGCAAACCGATCGGGATCACCGTGGCCACGTGGCTGATCTCCAGGCTCCGGCACGTGAATCTCGCTCCGGGTCTCGGCTGGGCGGACGTGATCGGCGTCGGTGTGCTCGCCGGCATCGGGTTCACCGTGTCCCTGCTCGTGGCCGAGCTGGCCTTCGGGGTCGGTGCGCCGGAGGACGAGCACGCGAAGATCGCGGTGCTGAGCGCGTCCCTGGTGGCCGCCGTCCTCGGTGCGATCCTGCTGCTCTGGCGGGGCCGGGTGCACGAGGCTCGCGGCGAGCCTTCGGCGACCTGA